TGCCTACAACAGCGGCAAGGTGAACTACCTGCTGCTGAGCGGCGATAACGCGCAGCAAAGCTACAACGAGCCGATGACCATGCGCAAAGACTTGATTGCCGGCGGCGTTGATCCGGCGGATATCGTGCTGGACTATGCCGGCTTCCGCACGCTGGACTCTATCGTTCGCACCCGCAAGGTGTTTGATACCAACGACTTCATTATCATTACCCAACGCTTCCACTGCGAACGTGCATTGTTTATTGCTCTGCACATGGGGATCCAGGCGCAGTGCTACGCGGTACCTTCCCCAAAAAACATGCTCACTGTTCGGATGCGTGAATTTGGTGCCCGCCTGGGCGCATTAGCCGATCTCTATCTCTTCAAACGCGAGCCGCGTTTCCTTGGTCCATTAGTCCCTATTCCGTCCCTGCAGGAAGTCCCTGAAGACGCGCAGGCCTACCCGGCAGTCACGCCAGAGCAACTGCTGGAAATACAGAAAAAAGAGAAGAAATGAGATCTGCTTTAACGCAGAGCAAAAAAAGCCCGCACATTGTTTGGCGGGCTTTTTTGCACATCACAGGAATTATTTCTTACGCGCGTACTTCAGAGAGTCCAGCGCCACGGCGAAGATGAT
This Klebsiella michiganensis DNA region includes the following protein-coding sequences:
- a CDS encoding vancomycin high temperature exclusion protein (involved in vancomycin sensitivity and other barrier functions of the cell envelope), whose translation is MLKRVFYSLLIVIGLTLAAALGLDRWISWKTAPYVYDELQDLPYRQVGVVLGTAKYYRTGVINQYYLYRIQGALNAYNSGKVNYLLLSGDNAQQSYNEPMTMRKDLIAGGVDPADIVLDYAGFRTLDSIVRTRKVFDTNDFIIITQRFHCERALFIALHMGIQAQCYAVPSPKNMLTVRMREFGARLGALADLYLFKREPRFLGPLVPIPSLQEVPEDAQAYPAVTPEQLLEIQKKEKK